Proteins from one Agelaius phoeniceus isolate bAgePho1 chromosome 10, bAgePho1.hap1, whole genome shotgun sequence genomic window:
- the RAP2B gene encoding ras-related protein Rap-2b — MREYKVVVLGSGGVGKSALTVQFVTGSFIEKYDPTIEDFYRKEIEVDSSPSVLEILDTAGTEQFASMRDLYIKNGQGFILVYSLVNQQSFQDIKPMRDQIIRVKRYERVPMILVGNKVDLEGEREVSFGEGKALAEEWSCPFMETSAKNKASVDELFAEIVRQMNYAAQPNGDEPCCASCAIL; from the coding sequence ATGCGGGAGTACaaggtggtggtgctgggctcGGGCGGCGTGGGCAAGTCCGCCCTTACCGTGCAGTTCGTGACCGGCTCCTTCATCGAGAAGTATGACCCCACCATCGAGGACTTCTACCGCAAGGAGATCGAGGTGGACTCGTCGCCGTCCGTGCTGGAGATCCTGGACACGGCGGGCACCGAGCAGTTCGCCTCCATGCGGGACCTCTACATCAAGAACGGGCAGGGCTTCATCCTGGTGTACAGCCTGGTGAACCAGCAGAGCTTCCAGGACATCAAGCCCATGCGGGACCAGATCATCCGCGTCAAGAGGTACGAGCGGGTGCCCATGATCCTGGTGGGCAACAAGGTGGACCTGGAGGGCGAGCGCGAGGTCTCCTTCGGGGAGGGCAAGGCGCTGGCCGAGGAGTGGAGCTGCCCCTTCATGGAGACCTCggccaaaaacaaagcctcTGTGGACGAGCTGTTCGCCGAGATCGTCAGGCAGATGAACTACGCGGCGCAGCCCAACGGGGACGAGCCGTGCTGCGCCTCCTGCGCCATCCTCtga